The proteins below are encoded in one region of Cyanobacteriota bacterium:
- a CDS encoding response regulator has translation MTFSEAYQPTRPIVQLLQQADSSKSGRFLVVYQSITWVVYVDAGSIVYASNSIEPFERLDRHLLQLSYRVTNLVAETRSQLRSHFSTQSPIPITHGTDYQAICWLVEQRLLSAVAATELIEGLIKEVLESLLLLSEGQCEFTEGRPLSPRYYRLALPPLIATCQQRIQAWQALAPHIWSPYQRPYWVGQSRSQQPDVPSDCQRLLSKLRGYSFRQLAAALNQDELTIAQTILPHVVAGTVLLRDPQGPFDQLPRIPTHPIAALSALGTSTVASHAPADERTVLQLPLSAGQPTATYTIACIDDGPTTGRDMRRYLNPNTFSIHVVSDPLKALIQVIRLKPNLIFLDIGLPGIDGYKLCRLLRNHPLFSRTPIVMLTSTTGIIDRAKAKFAGASDYLTKPFTKADLLEIVYRYFPPS, from the coding sequence ATGACATTTAGTGAGGCTTACCAACCTACTCGTCCGATCGTTCAACTATTGCAACAGGCCGACTCATCTAAGAGTGGACGCTTTTTGGTTGTCTACCAGTCAATAACTTGGGTTGTTTATGTAGACGCTGGCAGCATTGTTTATGCATCGAACTCGATTGAACCCTTTGAGCGCCTGGATCGCCATCTACTTCAACTCAGCTATCGGGTTACCAATCTGGTGGCTGAAACCCGATCGCAACTGCGATCGCACTTCTCCACCCAGAGTCCTATACCGATAACTCACGGTACAGACTACCAGGCCATTTGCTGGTTAGTAGAACAGCGTCTCCTCAGTGCTGTTGCAGCCACAGAACTAATCGAAGGGCTGATCAAAGAAGTGTTGGAGTCTTTGCTATTGCTCTCAGAGGGACAGTGTGAATTTACAGAAGGGCGACCATTGTCACCTCGCTATTATCGGTTAGCGTTGCCGCCTTTGATTGCTACTTGTCAGCAACGTATTCAAGCATGGCAAGCACTTGCTCCCCACATTTGGTCGCCCTATCAACGCCCCTATTGGGTTGGTCAATCTCGAAGTCAACAGCCAGATGTGCCTAGCGATTGCCAACGATTGTTATCTAAGCTCCGGGGTTATAGCTTTCGGCAGTTAGCAGCGGCCTTGAATCAAGATGAGTTGACCATTGCCCAGACAATTTTGCCCCATGTCGTAGCTGGCACTGTGTTACTGCGTGACCCCCAGGGTCCTTTTGACCAACTTCCTAGAATTCCGACACACCCGATCGCAGCCCTGTCGGCCTTAGGTACATCAACTGTCGCCAGCCATGCCCCGGCTGATGAGCGCACTGTGCTCCAGCTACCACTTTCCGCCGGCCAGCCAACAGCTACCTATACGATTGCCTGCATTGATGATGGCCCTACTACAGGCAGAGATATGAGGCGGTATCTTAATCCGAACACATTTTCCATTCATGTTGTGAGCGATCCCTTGAAGGCATTGATTCAAGTAATTCGCCTGAAGCCTAATCTAATTTTTCTGGATATTGGTCTACCTGGTATTGATGGGTATAAATTATGTCGTCTACTCCGTAACCATCCGCTATTTAGCAGAACGCCGATCGTTATGCTGACGAGCACAACAGGTATTATTGATCGGGCAAAGGCCAAGTTTGCTGGGGCATCTGATTATTTAACGAAGCCCTTTACCAAGGCAGACCTTCTAGAGATTGTGTACCGCTACTTCCCACCCTCCTAA